One genomic segment of Echeneis naucrates chromosome 18, fEcheNa1.1, whole genome shotgun sequence includes these proteins:
- the LOC115059115 gene encoding trypsin-3-like has product MALQQILCGLTVLIALLLQGWVSNSLGCGIALLNTRIVGGQEAIAGSWPWQASLDSGSGSFCGGTLISNQWVLTAAHCILGNGSSISVHLGRHNQSVFGDEEVSRTVAEVACHPWYDEYSNDNDICLLKLSQPVNFTTYIQPICLAAEGSTFHTGTSSWVIGWGNLGSENFTTVENLREVNIPIVGNKKCQCYNGFAITENMICAGLKEGGKDSCQGDSGGPLMTKDRFQWIQSGVVSFGLGCAEPELPGVYTRVSRYQDWITNVTGSNPPTFVSYSSTGPDRDANFTCSTRHPVTTPGFIFPTEDDSIFSGGVNVVAQFTSFCVLVLSLYGLAALR; this is encoded by the exons TGCTCATCGCTCTCCTACTCCAAG gttGGGTATCAAATAGCCTTG GTTGTGGCATCGCTCTTTTGAACACCAGAATTGTGGGAGGTCAAGAAGCGATTGCAGGAAGTTGGCCCTGGCAAGCCAGTTTGGACTCAGGGAGCGGGTCCTTCTGTGGGGGCACCCTGATCAGCAACCAGTGGGTGCTGACGGCGGCGCACTGCATTTTAGG GAATGGGAGCAGCATATCTGTCCATCTGGGCCGCCATAACCAGTCAGTTTTCGGCGACGAGGAAGTGTCACGCACTGTTGCTGAGGTTGCCTGCCATCCTTGGTACGACGAGTATTCAAATGACAACGACATCTGTCTCCTGAAGCTGTCGCAGCCTGTGAACTTCACTACTTACATACAGCCGATATGCCTCGCCGCAGAAGGCAGCACCTTCCACACCGGCACCAGCAGCTGGGTCATCGGTTGGGGTAATCTTGGAAGTGAAA ATTTCACCACAGTGGAAAACCTCAGAGAGGTTAACATACCAATAGTGGGAAACAAGAAGTGCCAATGCTACAACGGGTTCGCCATCACAGAGAACATGATCTGTGCTGGGTTGAAAGAAGGAGGTAAAGATTCTTGTCAG GGTGATTCAGGAGGCCCACTGATGACCAAAGACCGCTTTCAGTGGATCCAGAGTGGAGTTGTGAGTTTTGGCTTAGGCTGCGCCGAGCCTGAACTCCCTGGAGTTTACACCCGCGTGTCTCGGTACCAGGACTGGATCACCAATGTCACTGGCAGCAACCCACCAACCTTTGTTTCCTACAGCTCTACCGGCCCGGACAGAGACGCCAACTTTACCTGCTCAACCCGACATCCCGTCACAACCCCGGGCTTCATCTTCCCCACGGAAGACGACAGCATATTTAGCGGTGGCGTGAATGTGGTCGCTCAGTTCACTTCCTTCTGCGTCCTCGTCCTATCGCTGTATGGGCTCGCTGCTTTAAGATAA